From the genome of Burkholderia pyrrocinia:
CGATCCGGACGACGAGCGTTGAGCGTCGTTCGGTTTGCCCGGAACCTGTCCGGCGAAGGCTGAAGAGAAAAGCGCCCCTAGCGGGCGCTTTTTTCATTTCCGGTGACCGCGGCGCAATGGGGCGCGCAGGATGTGCGCAGTCGCGGAAACGCTTCCTTTACAATACGGGTCGATTCGGTGCGACGAAGGGGAGTCGCGCGCCGCGGCAAACCTCAACAAAGAGAGGGCTTCATGAAGTTTATCGTCTGGCTGATTCGGGTATTGGTATTCGTACTGCTGCTGGTGCTCGCGCTGGCCAATACGCAAACCGCGACGCTGAATTTTGTTGCCGGCTACGCATGGCAAGCGCCGCTGATCCTGATCGGCCTGGCGTTCTTCGGCGTGGGCCTGCTGGCCGGCCTGCTGTCCGCGCTGCCTTCGATCTTCCGTCTGCGTCTCGAGAACGGGCGCCTGAAGCGCGATCTGCGCGCGGCGCGCGAAACGCCTGCCGTCATCGACCAGCCGCCGATGCCGCCCGTCATTTAACACGGACGCCGCGCGATAATCGCGCGGTTTTCGTCTCTGCTTCGATATTTCGCATGGATCTGGATTTCTGGTGGTTGCTCGCGATTCCGGTCGCGTTCGCGCTCGGTTGGGCGGCGTCACGCTATGACCTGAAGAATCTCCTGTCGGAGAGTGCCAACCTGCCGCGATCGTATTTTCGCGGCCTGAACTTTCTGTTGAACGAACAACCCGACAAGGCGATCGACGCGTTCATCGAGGTCGCCAAGCTCGACCCCGAGACGGTCGAACTGCACTTCGCGCTCGGCAACCTGTTCCGCCGTCGCGGCGAAACCGATCGCGCAATCCGCGTGCACCAGAACCTGCTGAGCCGCACGGACCTGCCGGTCAACGAGCGCGACCACGCGCTGTACGAGCTCGGCCAGGATTTCCTGAAAGCCGGTCTGCTCGATCGCGCCGAGGAGGCGTTCCACAAGCTCGCCGATGGCGACTATGCGCTCGGCGCGCAGCGGGCGCTGCTGACGATCTACGAGATCGAGAAGGACTGGAACAAGTCGATCGATACCGCGAAGCGCATCGGGTCGATGAGCGACAAACCGCTCGGCACCGAAATCGCGCAGTTTCACTGCGAACTCGCACAGGACGCACTGCAGCGCAAGAACGCCGCCGCGGCCGCAGAACAGTTGCGGCTCGCGCTGACCGTGAACCCGCAGAACGTTCGCGCGACGATCCTGTCCGGCGATGCCGCGGAGGCGGAGGGCAACCACGCGGCCGCGATCGAGCACTGGAAGCGCGTCGAGGCGCAGAACCCGGCGTATCTGCCGCTCGTCGCCGACAAGCTGATGAAGGCCTATGTCGCGCTCGGCAAGAACGCCGACGGTGCGACGCTGCTGATGGGTTATGTCGACCGCTATCCGTCGAACGACCTGCTCGACATCGCGTATCAGCACATCGCGGGGTTGCGCGGCCAGGATGCTGCGCACACGCTCGCGCGCACGCAGATGGAGAAGTCGCCGAACCTGTCGGGGATGCTGCACCTGCTCGATGCGCAGATCGCGGCGGCCGACGAACCGCGTCGTAAGGAACTTGAAATGATGCGCGCGCTGATCAAGCAGCGCACCAAGAATCTGCCACGGTATACGTGCCAGAATTGCGGCTTCCGGGCGCGCAATTTCTACTGGCAGTGCCCGGGCTGTAGCGGCTGGGAAACCTATGCGCCGCGTCGCGTCGAGCCTGCGATGCCGGGTTGATCCCGGCATGCGGGCCCCACGCGCCGTGGTTGCCGCCGGGCCTGGCCCGGCGGCCAAGTTAGTCAATTACCGGGAAGTACCGGAACATCTATGAAAATCACCATCATCGGCACCGGCTATGTCGGCCTCGTCACGGGCTCATGCCTCGCGGAGATCGGTCACGACGTCTTCTGCCTCGACGTCGATCCGCGCAAGATCGACATCCTGAATAACGGCGGCATGCCGATTCACGAACCGGGGCTGCTGGACATCATCGCGCGCAACCGCGCGGCAGGGCGCCTGCGCTTCTCGACCGACATCGAGGCGAGCGTCGCGCACGGCGAGATCCAGTTCATTGCGGTCGGTACGCCGCCCGACGAGGACGGCTCGGCCGACCTGCAATACGTGCTCGAGGCCGCGCGCAACATCGGCCGCCACATGACGGGCTTCAAGGTGATCGTCGACAAGTCGACGGTGCCGGTCGGCACCGCGCAGCGCGTGCGCGGCGTGGTCGACGAGGCGCTTGCCGCACGCGGGCTCGCGGGCAGCGTCGCGCATCGCTTCTCGGTCGTGTCGAACCCGGAGTTCCTGAAGGAAGGCGCCGCGGTCGAGGACTTCATGCGTCCGGACCGGATCATCATCGGCGTCGACGACGACGAGCCGGGCACGATCGCGCGCGAGAAGATGAAGAAGCTTTACGCGCCGTTCAACCGCAACCACGAGCGGACGATCTACATGGACGTGCGTTCGGCCGAATTCGCGAAATATGCGGCGAATGCGATGCTCGCGACGCGCATCTCGTTCATGAACGAGATGTCGAATCTTGCCGACAAGGTCGGCGCCGACATCGAGGCCGTGCGCCGCGGGATCGGCTCCGATCCGCGCATCGGCTACCACTTCCTGTACGCGGGCGTCGGCTACGGCGGCTCATGCTTCCCGAAGGACGTCCAGGCACTGATTCGCACCGCGGGCGAGAACGGCCAGCCGCTGCGCATCCTGGAAGCCGTCGAGGCGGCCAACCATGCGCAGAAGGACGTGCTGATCGGCAAGATCGAGCAGCGCTTCGGCGCCGACCTGACCGGCCGCGAGTTCGCGGTCTGGGGCCTTGCGTTCAAGCCGAACACCGACGACATGCGCGAGGCGCCGAGCCGCCGCTTGATCGCCGCGCTGCTCGAGCGCGGCGCGACCGTGCGCGCGTACGATCCGGTCGCGGTCGACGAGGCGCGGCGCGTGTTCGCGCTGGATTTCGGCGACGATGCGGCGGCACTCGCACGGCTGCATCTCGTCGATACGCAGGACGTCGCCGTGACGGGTGCGGACGCGCTCGTGATCGTGACCGAATGGAAGGAATTCCGGAGCCCCGATTTCACGCGCCTGAAGGCCGAACTGAAGGCGCCGGTGATCTTCGACGGGCGCAACCTGTACGAGCCGGACGCGATGGCCGAACTCGGCATCGACTATTACGCGATCGGCCGGCCGTATGTCGATCCCCAGTCGTCCACCCGTGGTTGACCGTACGATGAATACTCCCCGCGAAGTCGTTCAGGTGCCGCGCGAGCAGCTCGCACGTTCGCGCGTGCTCGTCGTCGGCGACGTGATGCTCGACCGTTACTGGTTCGGCAACGTCGATCGCATTTCGCCGGAAGCACCGGTGCCGGTCGTCCACGTGCAGCGTCAGGAAGAGCGGCTCGGCGGCGCGGCCAACGTCGCGCGCAATGCCGTGACGCTCGGCGGCCAGGCCGGGCTGCTGTGCGTCGTCGGTTGCGACGAACCCGGCGAGCGGATCGTCGAGCTGCTCGGCAGCAGCGGCGTGACGCCGCATCTCGAGCGCGACCCGGCGCTGCCGACCACGATCAAGCTGCGCGTGCTCGCGCGCCAGCAGCAACTGCTGCGTGTCGATTTCGAGGCAATGCCGACGCACGAGGTGCTGCTCGCGGGGCTCGCGCGCTTCGACGCGCTGCTGCCGCAGCACGACGTCGTGCTGATGTCGGATTACGCGAAAGGCGGCCTGACGCATGTCACGACGATGATCGAGAAGGCGCGTGCGGCCGGCAAGTCCGTCCTCGTCGACCCGAAGGGCGACGACTGGGCGCGCTACCGCGGCGCATCGCTGATCACGCCGAATCGCGCGGAGTTGCGCGAAGTGGTCGGGCAGTGGAAATCGGAGGACGATCTGCGCGCGCGTGTCGCGAAGCTGCGTGCGGAACTCGACATCGACGCGCTGCTGCTCACGCGCTCGGAAGAGGGCATGACGCTCTTTTCCTCTACCGGCGAACTGCACGCACCGGCGCTCGCGCGCGAGGTGTTCGACGTGTCGGGCGCGGGCGATACCGTGATCGCGACGGTCGCGACGATGCTCGGCGCAGGCGTGCCGCTCGTCGACGCGGTCGTGCTCGCGAATCGCGCGGCAGGCATCGTGGTCGGCAAGCTCGGCACGGCCACGGTGGACTACGACGAACTGTTTCACTGAGCGCATTCGGCGGCGCGACGAGCGCGTCGCACGAGTGGCTCGCACTTTTCAGGCAGGACGATCATGACCCTCATCGTCACCGGCGCAGCCGGTTTTATCGGCGCGAACATCGTCAAGGCGCTCAACGAGCGTGGCGAGACGCGCATCATCGCGGTCGACAACCTGACGCGCGCCGACAAGTTCCGCAATCTCGTCGATTGCGAGATCGACGACTATCTCGACAAGACGGAATTCGTCGAACGCTTCGCGCGCGGCGATTTCGGCAAGGTGCGCGCGGTGTTCCACGAAGGCGCCTGTTCGGACACGATGGAAACCGACGGCCGCTACATGATGGACAACAACTTCCGCTACAGCCGCGCGGTGCTCGACGCCTGCCTCGCACAGGGCGCGCAGTTCCTGTACGCATCGTCGGCCGCGATCTACGGCGGCTCGACGCGTTTCGTCGAGGAGCGCGACGTCGAGGCGCCGTTGAACGTGTACGGCTATTCGAAGTTCCTGTTCGACCAGGTGATCCGTCGCGTGCTGCCGACCGCGAAGAGCCAGATCGCCGGCTTCCGCTATTTCAACGTGTACGGCGCGCGCGAGACGCACAAGGGGCGCATGGCGTCGGTTGCGTTCCACAACTTCAACCAGTTCCGCGCGGAAGGCAAGGTGAAGCTGTTCGGCGAGTACAACGGCTATGCACCGGGCGAGCAGACGCGTGACTTCGTGTCGGTCGAGGACGTCGCGAAGGTGAACCTGTTCTTCTTCGATCATCCGGAGAAGTCGGGCATCTTCAACCTCGGCACGGGGCGTGCGCAGCCGTTCAACGACATCGCGTCGACGGTCGTGAACACGCTGCGCGCGCTCGACAACCTGCCGCCGCTGACGCTCGCGCAGCAGGTCGAGCAGGGACTGATCGAATACGTGGCGTTCCCCGATGCATTGCGCGGCAAGTACCAGTGCTTCACGCAGGCCGACCAGACGAAACTGCGCGCGGCCGGCTACGACGCGCCGTTCCTGACCGTGCAGGAAGGCGTCGACCGCTACGTGCGTTGGCTGTCCGGCCAGGTTTAAACGGAAGCGTTGCATCGATAGACTGGGTCTCACGGTCGGCAGCCGCCGGCCGTTTTCATCGGAGATCCAGCACATGATCAGAAAATGGTTTGCCGCAGCGGTCATGCTCGGCGCAGTCGCGTCGGCCTGGGCGGCCGTCGACGTCAACACCGCGAACGAGGATGCACTCGTCGGCATCAAGGGCATCGGCCCGGCGCGTGCAAAAGCGATTCTCGACGAACGCGGCGCGCGTGGCCCGTTCAGGAGTGCGGAAGATCTCGCGTCACGCGTGAAAGGCATGGGCGGCCATACCGTCGAGCGACTTCAGCAGGAAGGGCTGACGATAGGCGCGGCCGGCTCAGGCGCGGCCGGCTCAGGCACCGCGGCCGCACCAGTCGCGGGCAAGCCGGCGGCCGCAAAGCCTGCCGCTGCACCTGCCCGCACCGCGCAGAAGTAACGCGCCGCGCGCGACAGACAAAGGGCTCCTTCAGTCGCCGTCATTGCGACGGCTTCCCGCGGCATGCCGCGGGTTTTTTGCGTGCGCACCGCGTGCGCGGCGATCGTGAATCGCGCGGCATGCGTATTCCATCGTCGCAAAGGGGTTGCCGGCGCGAGCGGCGGTGCTGGTTTACAATCGATCGATTGATCGGCCTCGTACTCACGGTATCTCCATGGCTTACAAAACTATCGAAGACACGATCGGCAATACGCCGCTCGTGCAACTGGTCCGCTTGCCGGACGACGAGATTCGCGCACGCAACAACGTGGTGCTCGCGAAGCTCGAAGGCAATAACCCGGCCGGTTCCGTGAAGGATCGCCCGGCGCTGTCGATGATCGGCAAGGCCGAGGCGCGCGGGCGCATCAAGCCGGGCGACACGCTGATCGAGGCGACGAGCGGCAACACGGGCATCGCGCTCGCGATGGCAGCGGCGATCCGCGGCTACAAGATGGTGCTGATCATGCCGGAGGACCTGTCGGTCGAGCGCCGCCAGAGCATGGCGGCCTATGGCGCCGAGATCATCCTCACGCCGGTGAAGGGCGGGATGGAGCTGGCGCGCGACCTCGCGGAACAGATGCAACGCGAGGGCAAGGGCGTGATCCTCGATCAGTTCGCCAACCCCGACAACCCGGTCGCGCACTACGAAGCGACCGGCCCGGAGATCTGGCGCGACACCGACGGGCGCGTGACGCACTTCGTGTCGGCGATGGGCACGACCGGCACGATCATGGGCGTATCGCGGTATCTGAAGGAACAGAATCCCGCGATCGAGATCGTCGGTGCGCAGCCGGAAGACGGTTCGCGCATTCCGGGCATCCGCAAGTGGCCGGAAGCCTATCTGCCGACGATCTTCGATCGCAGCCGCGTCGACCGCGTCGAAAACGTGAGCCAGGCCGCCTCCGAAACGATGGCGCGCCGGCTGGCGGCTGTCGAAGGCATCTTCGCCGGCATTTCGTCGGGCGGCGCATGCGAAGTCGCGATGCGTATCGCGCGTCAGGTCGAGAATGCGACGATCGTGTTCATCATCTGCGATCGCGGCGACCGCTATCTGTCCACGGGCGTGTTCCCGGCCTGAGCCCGGCCCGCACACGATAAAAAAACGCCGCAATTGCGGCGTTTTTTGTTTGGGCGGGTGCGTTGCTTACTGCGCTTGCTCGTCCGCGTTGGCCGGTTTCAGCGCGCCGTTCGCTTCCATCTGCGCCTTCACGGCCTCGCCGAGCTGATACACGGTGAGTGCGTAGAAGAAGCTGCGGTTGTAGCGCGTCAGCACGTAGAAATTTTTGAGACCGAGCATGTATTCGGTCGCGCGCCCCGGCGACGGCAGGTCGACCACGGTCACCGGCGTGCCGGCTTCGGTGGTGATGTTGACCGCCGGTTCGTTCAGCGTCATGCCCGCGCGCATCAGTTGCGACAGCGCCCAGTGCGGTTCGGGCTGGCCGTCGGCGGCGGCCTGTGCGATTCCCAGGCTGCCCGTATCGGGCGTGATCTGCCAGACCACCGGGCGGTCGGTTTCCCAGCCGTGCTGCTTCAGGTAGTTCGCGACGCTGCCGATCGCGTCGACAGGACTGCTGCGCAGATCGACGTGGCCCGTGCCGTCGAAGTCGACCGCATATTCGCGAATGCTGCTCGGCAGGAACTGCGGAATCCCGATCGCGCCCGTGTACGAGCCGAGCACGGTGGTCGGGTCGAGCTGGTTGTCGCGGGTCCAGACCAGGAAATCCTCGAGGTTCTTGCGGAACGTTGCCTGGCGGCTGTCGCGATTCGGTGTTTCCGGATAGTCGAACGTGAGCGTCGTCAGCGCGTCGAGCACGCGGAAATTGCCCATGTAGCGGCCATAGATCGTCTCGACGCCGATGATGCCGACGATCACCTCGGGCGGCACGCCGAATTCCTCGGATGCGCGCTGCAGTGTCGCCTGGTTGGCCTTCCAGAACTTCACGCCCGCGTTGATGCGGATCGGCTCGATGAAGCGCGAGCGATAGACGCGCCAGTTCTTGACCGTCGGCGACGCGGCGGGCTTCACGAGCTTGACCGCCGTCGCCGAATAGCTGGTGCGCGAAAACAGCGCATGCAGGCTCGCGGAGTCGAAGCCGTTGCGGCTCACCATCTCGTCGATGAACGCATCGACCTTCGCGTTGTTCGCGTAACGCTGGGGAACGATTTCCTCTTCGAAGGCCTGGCCTTGCGGCGCCGGCTGCTGGGGCTGGGCCTGTGCGACGCGCGTGCCGGCGGGCTTCGCAGGCTGCGTCTGCGCGCCTGCAGGCGCGGCGCCGAGGGCTGCGGCGACGGCGGCGACGACGAGCGGAGCGCGAACACGGAGCAGCGCGGAGAGAAGGGCGGCAGGCTTGCTGGAATTCATGTCGAAGCGGGCGGACAGGGCGATTGGGTTCGGCGCAGTATACCCGACGCATCCTACGCGCCGGGGCGATGCGGGCCCCCATTGTGGTAAGTTAGCGGCGAATTCGCGGCAGACGATGGACATCATTGATGGAGACCTGTGGCGCACCGCGCGCTGCGGATGACAGCTTATGGCAACCGCTTTCTATACGCACCCCGACTGCATGCTGCACGAGATGGGGGAATGGCATCCGGAATGCCCGGCCCGATTGTCGGCGATCCAGGATCAACTGATCGCGAGCCGCATCGACGACCTGATCGTGCACGAAACCGCGCCGTTCGCGAGCGAGGTGGCGCTGGGCCGTGTGCATACGCAGGCGCACATCGACTACATCCGGAGCATGACGCCGGTCGACGGCTACGTCGAGATCGATCCCGATACGCTGATGAACCGCGATACGTGGCGCGCGGCGCTGCGCGCGGCCGGTGCCGCGATCGCGGCGACCGACGCGGTGATCGAAGGCCGCTACGCGAATGCGTTCTGCGGCGTCCGGCCGCCCGGCCACCACGCGGAGCCTGCGCGCGCGATGGGTTTCTGCTTCTTCAACAACGTCGCGATCGCCGCGCGGCATGCGCTCGACGTACACGGTCTCGAGCGTGTCGCGATCATCGATTTCGACGTGCACCACGGCAACGGCACCGAGGCTGCGTTCGCCAACGACGAGCGGGTGCTGATGTGCAGTTTCTTCCAGCATCCGCTGTACCCGTTCTCGGGCGTCGATCACCAGGCGCCGAACATGGTCAACCTGCCGATGCCCGCGCGCAGCAACGGGATGGCGATCCGCGAAGCCGTCGACATGTTCTGGCTGCCGCGTCTCGACGCGTTCAAGCCGCAGATGCTGTTCGTGTCGGCCGGCTTCGATGCGCATCGCGAGGACGACATCGGCAATCTCGGCCTCGTCGAGGCCGACTTCGAATGGCTGACCGCGCAGATCGTCGACGTCGCGCGTCGTCATGCGCAGGGCCGCATCGTGAGCTGTCTCGAAGGCGGCTACAACCTGTCCGCGCTCGGGCGCAGCGTCGTCGCGCACCTGCGCGTGCTCGCCGGCATCTGACCGTCCGGTCGCCGCCGGCATGTGCGCTTGATCAGCGCGCCGGCACGCGCGCGTGAATCCACGCGATCAGCGCGTCGATCACGCGATCGCGTTCGAGATCGTTCATCGTTTCGTGGAAGCCGCCTTCGTATAGCGTCAGCGTGCGATCGGGCGAGCCGACACGCGCGCCGAACGCGCGGCTGCCGTCCGGTTCGGTCAGCTTGTCCTCGGTGCCGTGATAGACGAGCACCGGGACGCGCAGCGCATCGCGGCCGCGTTCGATACGCGCCATCGCATCGAGAATCTCCGCGCCGGTGCGTGCGGGCACCGCGCCATGATGCACGAGCGGATCGGCGCGATTGGCCGCGACGATGGCCGGATCGCGCGACAGCAGCGCCGCGTCGATCCGAATCGCGGGGAAGGTCGGCCACGCGCGGCTGATGACGCGGCTCACCGCGAGCATCCAGCGCGGCACGTCGCGCCCCGGTGCGAGCGCCGGGCTCGACAGTACGAGGCCCGTCAGCGCGCGGCCGCTGGCCGGCGCGCGTTCGATCGCGTACAGCGCCGCGACGGCGCCGCCCATGCTGTGTCCCATCAGGAACAGCGGTGCATTGCCGCGCGCGGCTTCCGCGACCAGCGCATCCGCATCGTTCAGGTAACCGTCGAAACGCTCGACCCAGGCTCGCTTTCCGGGCGACTGGCCGTGCCCGCGCAGATCGATCGCGAGCACGTCGATGCCGGCCGCGTTCAGCCGGCCGGCGAGCGCGGCATAACGACCCGCGTGTTCGGCGAGGCCGTGAACGAGCGCGATCGTTGCGCGCGGCGGCGCGGTGCTGTCGCCGGCCGGCCAGCGGTACGACGCCAGTTCGAGCCCGTCCGCGGTGCGCAGCCGGCCCATTTTCGGCGCGGGCGGCGACGAAGGCGCCGATCCGGCGGTGGCAGGCGCGGCGGCCGGCGTGGTGGTGGCGGTCATCTGGCGTGTCCCCTGTTCGTTGGCATATGTGTTCCGGATCATAGTCGCGGCATTGTCGAGGCGGGCCAGCGGCGCACCTCTAATTCCGTGAGGTTATGAAAAGATCGAAATCGATTATTAAGGGGAATGAGGGGTTTGCGGTAAAATCGCCGGCTATTCCAGATGCATCGGCGGCCGACTGGCGGGCCTGCTCGCCAGCCGGCCGCCGTTTTGTTTACATGATCGAATTACGCAATCTTTCGCAGCGTTTCCCCGGGCCGAGCGGCTGGGTCGAGGCGCTGCACAACGTCAACCTGACGATCCCGCAGGGCGAGGTGTTCGGCATCATCGGCCGAAGCGGCGCCGGCAAGAGCACGCTCGTGCGCACCATCAACCTGCTCACGCGGCCGACCGAAGGCAATGTCGTCGTCGGCGGGCGCGATCTCACGCTGCTGCCGGCGGGCGCGCTGCGCGAGGCGCGCCGCGAGATCGGCATGATCTTCCAGCATTTCAACCTGCTGTCGTCGCGCACGGTGTTCGACAACGTCGCGCTACCGCTGGAGTTGGCCGGCGCAAGCCGTGCCGAGATCGAGGCCGCCGTGCTGCCGCTGCTCGACCTCGTCGGGCTGTCCGCGCAGAAGGATCGTTACCCGGCGCAGATCAGCGGCGGACAGAAGCAGCGCGTCGGCATCGCACGCGCGCTCGCAAGCCAGCCGAAGGTGCTGCTGTCGGACGAAGCGACGTCCGCGCTCGATCCCGAGACCACACGGTCGATCCTCGACCTGCTGAAGCGCATCAACCGCGAGCTCGGCCTGACGATCGTGCTGATCACGCACCAGATGGAAGTGATCAAGCAGGTGTGCGATCGCGTCGCGGTGCTCGATGCGGGGCGTGTGGTCGAGGAAGGCCGCGTGATCGACGTGTTCCTGCAGCCGCATCACGAAGTGACGCGCGCGCTGATCGGCGACGTGATCGCGCAGGAACTGCCGCCCGCGCTGAAGGTGCGCGTGGCCGAGCGGCTGAAGACGGGCAGCGGGCATCTGCTGCGGCTCGCGTTCACGGGCTCGGGTGTCGACCAGCCGATCCTGTCGGAGACGATCCGTCGTTACGAACTCGATTTCAACATCCTGCACGGCCAGATCGACGAGATCCAGGGGCAGGCATTCGGTTCGCTCGCGGTGCTCGCGGGCGGCGAGCCGGGCAAGGTCGGGCAGGCGCTCGCGTTCCTGCGCGAGCAAGGTGTGGTGGTAGAGGAGCTTTCGTATGTTGAGTGAGATGTTCGATATGTTCGTGCAGTCGTTCTGGGAGACGCTGATCATGGTCGGCATCTCCGGGGCGGTCGGCGCGCTCGTCGGTCTGCCGCTCGGCGTGCTGCTCTACCTGACCGATCGCCAGGGCGTGCTGCAGAACCTCGCCGTGAATCGCGTGCTCGGCGGCATCGTGAACGCCGTCCGCTCGACGCCGTTCATCATCCTGCTGGTCGCGGTGATTCCGTTTACGCGGCTCGTCACGGGTTCGTCGATCGGCACGGCCGCGGCGGTCGTGCCGCTGACGCTCGCGGCCGCGCCGTTCATCGCGCGTCTCGTCGAGACGGCGCTGCGGGAAGTCGACCGTGGGCTGATCGAGGCCGCGCAATCGATGGGCGCGACCACGTCGCAGATCGTATTCAAGGTACTGTTGCCCGAATCGCTGCCGGGCGTCGTGGCGGGCCTGACGATCACGTTCGTGTCGCTGGTCGGCTATTCGGCGATGGCCGGGGCGATCGGCGGCGGCGGGCTCGGCGATCTCGGGATCCGCTACGGCTACCAGCGCTATCTGCCGGAAGTGATGTGGACGGTCGTCGCGATCCTGATCGTGTTCGTGCAGATCGCGCAGTCGTTCGGCGACTGGCTCGTCCGCCGGCTGAGCCACAAATAAGACGAAATTGATCCGTTAGGGGGAAAGACGATGCAACGACGCTTCATGCTGAAGTTCGCGGCGGCACTCGGCGCAGCTGCGCTGTTCGCGGGCGCGCACGCACAGGCCGAAACCATCAAGGTAGGCGTGACGGGCGGGCCGCACGCGCAGATCATGGAAGCGGTGAAGAAGGTCGCGGCGAAGAGCGGCCTCGAGATCCGCATCGTCGAATTCTCCGACTA
Proteins encoded in this window:
- a CDS encoding methionine ABC transporter permease, with the protein product MLSEMFDMFVQSFWETLIMVGISGAVGALVGLPLGVLLYLTDRQGVLQNLAVNRVLGGIVNAVRSTPFIILLVAVIPFTRLVTGSSIGTAAAVVPLTLAAAPFIARLVETALREVDRGLIEAAQSMGATTSQIVFKVLLPESLPGVVAGLTITFVSLVGYSAMAGAIGGGGLGDLGIRYGYQRYLPEVMWTVVAILIVFVQIAQSFGDWLVRRLSHK
- a CDS encoding methionine ABC transporter ATP-binding protein, with the protein product MIELRNLSQRFPGPSGWVEALHNVNLTIPQGEVFGIIGRSGAGKSTLVRTINLLTRPTEGNVVVGGRDLTLLPAGALREARREIGMIFQHFNLLSSRTVFDNVALPLELAGASRAEIEAAVLPLLDLVGLSAQKDRYPAQISGGQKQRVGIARALASQPKVLLSDEATSALDPETTRSILDLLKRINRELGLTIVLITHQMEVIKQVCDRVAVLDAGRVVEEGRVIDVFLQPHHEVTRALIGDVIAQELPPALKVRVAERLKTGSGHLLRLAFTGSGVDQPILSETIRRYELDFNILHGQIDEIQGQAFGSLAVLAGGEPGKVGQALAFLREQGVVVEELSYVE